A region from the uncultured Macellibacteroides sp. genome encodes:
- the ade gene encoding adenine deaminase — MGKETIKTIKGNLVDIIKRETYGASITLKDGKIFHIQKTGSIENQYILPGFIDAHVHIESSMCTPANFGAAACKHGTIGIVADPHEIANVLGVEGIDFMVNNAEGLPFYYWIGVPSCVPATPFESSGAIIDAATTKTLLQRDDLHFLAEMMNYPGVLGNDAEVINKIKAARETGKPIDGHFPNGKGEALSDYIQKGISTDHECSTLEEGEERCRQGMFVQIREGSAAKNFNALHPLIKEFPEKVMLCSDDIHPNTLLERHINGLVKRALDLGYDLYDVLRASSYNQAKHYGMPIGFLQEGDSADFIIIDDLKALNIKETFVKGECIYNGKDIHFPVKDVVPINKFHALPITMKELEVKAISDKMRVIVCTDGNLDTSEEIVPTAVKEGMAISDTSTDIIKIVVVNRYQKAPLSIGFIKGTGLKRGAVAQSITHDSHNIIAIGCTEEELATAINEVIVQQGGITVVNGKETTTLSLPIAGLLSPLPLDEIDATYRILESKMQDLGSTLSSLQMTLAFMSLLVIPSLKLGDKGLFNGDKFSFTTLFV, encoded by the coding sequence ATGGGCAAAGAAACAATAAAAACAATAAAGGGAAACCTGGTTGATATCATTAAACGTGAAACCTATGGAGCCTCCATTACGCTAAAAGATGGGAAGATTTTCCATATACAGAAGACAGGATCAATAGAAAATCAATATATACTTCCGGGATTTATTGATGCCCATGTTCATATTGAAAGCAGCATGTGTACCCCGGCCAACTTCGGGGCGGCTGCATGCAAGCATGGAACAATTGGAATCGTTGCTGATCCCCATGAAATTGCAAATGTATTAGGAGTCGAGGGCATCGATTTCATGGTCAACAACGCTGAGGGACTTCCTTTCTATTATTGGATAGGCGTTCCGTCGTGTGTACCTGCTACCCCATTTGAATCTTCCGGTGCAATTATCGATGCGGCCACAACCAAGACATTACTCCAAAGAGACGACCTGCATTTCCTGGCAGAAATGATGAACTATCCGGGCGTATTAGGAAACGATGCCGAAGTAATAAATAAAATAAAAGCTGCACGAGAAACCGGCAAGCCAATAGACGGTCATTTTCCTAACGGTAAAGGGGAGGCTTTATCTGACTATATACAAAAAGGAATTAGCACAGATCACGAATGTTCGACACTTGAAGAAGGCGAAGAAAGATGCAGACAAGGAATGTTCGTTCAAATACGTGAAGGCAGTGCTGCCAAAAACTTCAACGCACTTCATCCCCTTATTAAGGAATTTCCAGAAAAAGTGATGTTATGCAGTGACGACATTCACCCAAACACGTTATTGGAACGTCATATAAACGGACTTGTAAAACGGGCTCTTGATCTTGGTTATGATCTGTATGATGTATTACGGGCCTCTTCCTATAATCAGGCAAAGCATTACGGCATGCCGATTGGTTTCCTGCAAGAAGGTGATTCTGCCGATTTTATTATCATCGACGATCTTAAAGCGCTGAACATAAAAGAGACCTTTGTAAAAGGAGAATGTATATACAATGGAAAAGATATTCATTTTCCAGTAAAGGACGTAGTTCCGATAAACAAATTCCATGCTCTACCAATCACAATGAAAGAACTGGAGGTAAAAGCCATTTCAGATAAGATGCGGGTTATAGTATGCACAGACGGAAACCTGGATACTTCGGAAGAAATTGTTCCAACTGCAGTAAAAGAAGGAATGGCAATTTCTGATACTTCAACCGATATTATTAAGATCGTGGTAGTAAATCGTTACCAAAAAGCGCCCCTATCCATTGGATTCATAAAAGGAACCGGATTAAAACGGGGAGCAGTAGCCCAGAGCATAACTCACGACAGTCACAATATAATCGCTATTGGATGTACAGAAGAAGAACTGGCAACAGCAATTAACGAAGTCATCGTACAGCAAGGAGGAATAACTGTAGTAAATGGAAAAGAGACAACTACACTGTCTTTACCAATAGCCGGACTGCTTAGTCCGCTTCCACTCGATGAAATCGATGCTACTTACAGAATTCTTGAAAGCAAAATGCAGGACCTGGGTTCTACATTAAGCTCATTGCAGATGACCCTCGCTTTTATGAGCCTGCTTGTTATTCCTTCGTTAAAACTAGGAGACAAAGGGCTTTTTAACGGTGATAAATTTAGTTTTACCACGTTATTCGTATGA
- the mnmG gene encoding tRNA uridine-5-carboxymethylaminomethyl(34) synthesis enzyme MnmG, protein MNFKYDVIVVGAGHAGCEAAAAAANMGSRTLLITMDMNKVAQMSCNPAVGGIAKGQIVREIDALGGYMGIVTDNTAIQFRMLNRSKGPAMWSPRAQSDRAKFIQEWRGILENLPNLYMWQDAVRELIVEDGRVCGVITNMNVEFRAGAVVLTNGTFLNGLIHIGRTKLGGGRMSEPASFGLTEQLVSLGMEAGRMKTGTPVRIDGRTVHFEDTTEQKGESDFHKFSYLDFEPRRLKQLSCWMLYTNEAVHDVLRSGLGDSPMYNGQIQSIGPRYCPSIETKIVTFADKTQHQLFLEPEGETTQEYYLNGFSSSLPLDIQLRALKEIPAFRDVHIYRPGYAIEYDFFMPTQLHHSLETKLIKNLFFAGQINGTTGYEEAGGQGIIAGINAHIGCHGGEPFILGRDEAYIGVLIDDLVTKGVDEPYRMFTSRAEYRILLRQDDADMRLTERAYEIGLAKTDRLELLKEKKAQRDVVLEFANNYSIKPQYINDGLEALGITALKQGCKLIDLITRPQLTINSLAELIPAFKQMLDKLPASRKEEIIEAAEIKIKYDGYIRREQVIADKINRLEHIKIKGKIDYNEIQSLSTEARQKLTKIDPDTIAQASRIPGISPSDINILLVLLGR, encoded by the coding sequence ATGAATTTTAAATACGACGTAATTGTTGTTGGAGCTGGACATGCAGGCTGTGAAGCCGCTGCTGCTGCTGCCAATATGGGCTCGAGAACACTTCTCATTACAATGGACATGAATAAAGTGGCTCAGATGAGTTGCAATCCGGCTGTCGGTGGTATTGCCAAAGGACAGATTGTGCGCGAAATTGATGCCCTTGGGGGATATATGGGTATTGTGACAGACAATACTGCTATTCAATTCCGGATGCTTAACAGATCGAAAGGTCCGGCTATGTGGAGCCCGCGTGCCCAGAGTGACCGTGCTAAATTTATTCAGGAGTGGCGTGGGATATTAGAAAACTTACCGAACCTATACATGTGGCAGGATGCTGTTCGCGAACTCATTGTTGAGGACGGACGCGTTTGCGGAGTAATAACAAATATGAATGTTGAGTTTCGTGCAGGTGCAGTAGTACTTACCAATGGAACTTTTCTTAATGGACTCATCCATATCGGACGGACCAAACTGGGCGGCGGACGTATGTCTGAACCAGCTTCTTTCGGTCTGACCGAACAACTGGTTAGCCTGGGAATGGAAGCCGGGAGGATGAAAACAGGGACTCCGGTTCGTATCGACGGACGAACTGTTCACTTTGAAGACACAACCGAACAAAAAGGGGAAAGCGACTTTCATAAGTTTTCTTATCTCGATTTTGAGCCCCGCAGACTCAAGCAACTTAGTTGCTGGATGCTCTACACCAACGAAGCAGTTCATGATGTTCTGCGAAGCGGATTAGGTGATTCGCCTATGTACAATGGGCAGATCCAAAGTATAGGACCGCGCTATTGCCCCAGCATTGAAACCAAGATTGTAACGTTTGCCGACAAAACACAACATCAACTGTTTTTGGAACCTGAAGGAGAAACAACACAGGAATATTACCTGAATGGATTTTCCTCTTCGCTCCCACTCGACATTCAGTTACGTGCGCTGAAAGAAATTCCGGCTTTCCGGGATGTTCATATTTATCGTCCGGGATATGCAATAGAATATGACTTCTTTATGCCTACCCAGCTACATCATTCGCTGGAGACGAAGCTTATTAAAAATCTATTCTTCGCAGGACAAATAAATGGAACTACAGGATATGAAGAAGCAGGTGGACAAGGTATTATTGCCGGTATAAATGCTCACATTGGCTGCCACGGAGGAGAACCTTTTATCCTTGGCCGCGACGAGGCTTATATTGGTGTTCTTATTGACGACCTGGTAACAAAGGGTGTCGACGAACCGTACCGCATGTTCACTTCCCGTGCTGAATATCGAATTCTGCTTCGTCAGGACGATGCGGATATGCGTCTTACAGAAAGAGCTTATGAAATTGGGTTAGCTAAGACCGACCGTTTGGAGCTGCTAAAAGAAAAGAAAGCACAACGAGATGTGGTATTGGAGTTTGCCAACAACTACTCCATCAAGCCACAATACATCAACGACGGACTGGAAGCATTAGGTATTACGGCCCTTAAACAAGGGTGTAAGCTAATAGACCTTATTACACGGCCACAGCTTACTATTAATTCTCTTGCGGAATTGATCCCCGCCTTTAAGCAGATGCTTGATAAACTACCGGCCTCACGCAAGGAAGAGATTATCGAAGCGGCAGAAATCAAGATAAAATACGACGGATACATTCGTCGTGAGCAAGTGATAGCCGACAAGATAAACCGATTGGAACACATTAAGATTAAAGGGAAAATTGATTACAATGAAATCCAGTCTCTATCTACAGAAGCCAGACAAAAGCTAACTAAAATAGACCCGGATACCATTGCTCAGGCAAGCCGCATTCCGGGAATTTCCCCAAGTGACATCAACATTCTTTTGGTACTTTTAGGAAGATAA
- the ybeY gene encoding rRNA maturation RNase YbeY produces MAIAYYAEEVKLPAIKKKAVGDWIKKVAALYGKRAGDISYIFCSDEKILEVNKQYLQHDYYTDIITFDYSEGTKISGDLFISLDTVKSNSDMFGTNYEEELHRIIIHGVLHLCGINDKGPGEREIMTAKENEALTLLSEEDREA; encoded by the coding sequence ATGGCAATAGCTTATTATGCGGAAGAAGTAAAGCTTCCCGCAATAAAAAAGAAAGCGGTTGGCGACTGGATCAAGAAAGTGGCCGCCCTGTATGGAAAGAGAGCCGGCGATATCAGCTACATCTTCTGTTCGGATGAAAAGATTCTGGAGGTAAACAAACAATATCTTCAGCACGATTATTATACAGATATTATCACCTTTGATTATTCGGAAGGAACCAAAATATCCGGAGATTTGTTTATTAGTTTAGATACAGTAAAAAGTAACTCGGACATGTTTGGTACGAATTACGAGGAAGAGCTGCACCGTATCATTATTCACGGTGTTTTGCATCTTTGCGGAATTAACGACAAAGGTCCGGGAGAAAGAGAGATTATGACGGCAAAAGAGAACGAAGCTCTCACCTTGCTCTCCGAAGAAGACAGGGAAGCTTAA
- a CDS encoding nucleoside recognition domain-containing protein, translating to MVLNYIWIAFFLVAFVVAMGKLIFGGDVAVFTDIINASFDSAKTGFEISLGLTGILSLWLGIMKIGEKGGVIQRFAKMAAPVFSKLFPGIPAGHPATGAIFMNFSANLLGLDNAATPMGLKAMQEMQSFNKSKDSASDAMIMFLCINASGLTIIPITIMMYRAQLGAANPSDVFLPILLATFISTLVAIIAVCFKQRINMLQKELILFFGGLALFIGGIIWYFSTLQQEQISLYSTVFANTLLFTIICGFIVSGVRKKINVYDAFIEGAKEGFKTAITIIPYLIAILVGIGVFRASGAMNFVIEGVKFGIGSLGIDTEFVGALPTILMKPLSGSGARGMMLDAMNTYGADSFVGRLACTAQGACDTTFYVVALYYGSVGIRHTRYTVQCALLADLAGAIAAIVLAYLFFSHT from the coding sequence ATGGTATTGAACTACATCTGGATCGCCTTTTTTCTAGTTGCCTTTGTGGTAGCAATGGGCAAACTAATCTTTGGCGGCGACGTGGCTGTATTTACAGATATAATTAACGCGTCTTTCGACTCGGCCAAAACTGGTTTCGAGATTTCATTAGGATTAACCGGAATTCTTTCCCTTTGGCTTGGCATCATGAAGATTGGAGAAAAAGGTGGCGTTATCCAACGTTTCGCCAAAATGGCTGCTCCGGTATTCAGCAAGCTTTTCCCGGGTATTCCTGCAGGACACCCTGCAACAGGGGCCATATTCATGAACTTTTCGGCAAATTTGCTTGGTCTGGATAATGCGGCAACCCCAATGGGATTAAAAGCCATGCAGGAGATGCAATCTTTCAACAAGTCGAAAGATTCTGCCAGCGATGCCATGATTATGTTTTTATGTATAAATGCATCAGGACTGACGATTATTCCCATAACCATTATGATGTATCGGGCACAATTGGGTGCAGCCAATCCGTCGGATGTATTTCTGCCAATCCTGCTTGCTACGTTCATTTCCACCCTTGTGGCAATCATTGCAGTATGTTTTAAGCAACGTATCAATATGCTGCAAAAAGAATTGATTCTCTTCTTTGGTGGGTTAGCCCTTTTCATTGGGGGTATTATCTGGTATTTTAGCACGCTTCAGCAGGAACAGATTTCACTCTACTCAACCGTGTTCGCCAATACGCTTTTGTTTACCATTATCTGTGGATTCATAGTTAGTGGTGTACGCAAAAAAATAAATGTCTACGATGCCTTTATCGAAGGGGCAAAAGAAGGTTTTAAAACCGCCATAACCATCATCCCTTATCTCATTGCTATCCTTGTAGGCATTGGTGTATTCCGTGCTTCCGGAGCAATGAATTTTGTAATTGAAGGGGTTAAATTTGGCATAGGGTCTCTTGGTATTGACACTGAATTTGTGGGGGCTTTGCCTACCATACTAATGAAACCGCTTAGCGGAAGTGGCGCACGCGGTATGATGCTAGACGCGATGAATACTTACGGGGCTGATTCGTTTGTAGGCCGGCTTGCCTGCACTGCTCAGGGTGCTTGCGACACTACATTCTATGTGGTTGCCTTGTACTACGGAAGCGTAGGTATCCGCCACACTCGTTACACGGTGCAATGTGCGTTACTGGCAGATTTGGCTGGTGCCATTGCTGCCATTGTTCTTGCTTATTTATTCTTTTCTCATACTTAA
- a CDS encoding 2-hydroxyacid dehydrogenase family protein produces MKKILVTFDMFREGFTELESKYEVVFPDGRDFTYDEVSEMISDYDVLCSMFDFPVDKALIDRATNLQLVANYAVGYNNIDVAYALSKGLTVANTPDPVTAPTANLALGLMLDTARRITECDRKLRTMGKNMKVGVLENLGVSITGQTLGIIGLGRIGKALCKRARACGMNVIYNNRRPLYIEEETKLGASFVSMEELLAQSDFVSLNLPYNQETYHIIGEAELKQMKPSAILINTGRGPLVDEHALVKALQDGTIHGAGLDVFEFGDYPLPELLELDNVVLTPHIGTQTMDARIAMARAVANNVIGFLEGDRAVSRVTRP; encoded by the coding sequence ATGAAGAAGATACTGGTAACATTCGATATGTTCCGAGAAGGTTTTACTGAATTGGAAAGCAAATATGAAGTAGTATTTCCCGATGGCAGAGATTTTACCTACGACGAAGTTTCGGAAATGATTTCCGATTACGATGTGCTTTGTTCCATGTTTGACTTCCCGGTGGACAAGGCTTTGATTGATCGGGCCACCAATCTGCAACTCGTAGCTAATTATGCCGTAGGGTATAACAATATCGATGTAGCCTATGCTTTGTCGAAAGGCCTTACTGTAGCCAATACTCCTGATCCGGTAACAGCCCCCACCGCCAATCTTGCGTTAGGCCTTATGCTGGATACTGCCCGCCGTATAACCGAATGCGACAGGAAGCTTCGCACAATGGGAAAAAACATGAAAGTGGGAGTGCTTGAGAATCTTGGGGTATCAATAACCGGACAAACCTTAGGTATTATTGGGCTGGGACGCATTGGCAAAGCCCTTTGCAAAAGAGCCCGTGCTTGTGGTATGAACGTAATATACAACAACCGTCGTCCGCTGTATATTGAAGAAGAAACAAAGCTGGGTGCTTCCTTTGTTTCGATGGAAGAGCTACTGGCGCAATCCGATTTTGTATCGCTTAATCTTCCTTACAATCAGGAAACGTATCATATTATTGGCGAAGCCGAATTAAAACAAATGAAACCGTCGGCCATACTTATCAATACGGGCAGAGGACCGCTTGTTGACGAGCATGCTCTGGTAAAGGCATTGCAAGATGGCACTATACACGGAGCTGGTCTGGATGTATTCGAATTTGGAGATTACCCGCTTCCCGAATTGCTTGAACTGGACAATGTGGTTCTTACGCCTCATATTGGAACACAAACCATGGATGCCCGAATAGCCATGGCACGCGCGGTCGCCAATAATGTAATAGGTTTTCTTGAAGGCGATCGTGCCGTTTCACGTGTAACGCGTCCATGA
- a CDS encoding DNA alkylation repair protein, giving the protein MTASFILQELLSVANPEKAMFLQGFFKTGKGQYAEGDVFLGLVVPHTRSIAKANKQTPLSELEILIQSEYHEARLCALLILVEQFKKASESERADIYTFYLNHTSQINNWDLVDISCPYIVGSSLLGKDRSRLYELAESNHLWSQRIAVVSTIAFIRKGEFMDTFALAEKLLIHEHDLMHKAVGWMLREVGKKDRASLTDFLERNASRMPRTALRYAIEHYPEAERKAFLSVKQIKNK; this is encoded by the coding sequence ATGACAGCCTCTTTTATTCTGCAGGAACTCCTATCAGTAGCCAATCCGGAGAAGGCTATGTTTCTGCAGGGATTTTTTAAAACCGGAAAGGGTCAATATGCCGAAGGCGATGTTTTTCTCGGCTTGGTGGTTCCTCATACCCGGAGTATTGCCAAAGCCAACAAGCAAACTCCTCTTTCCGAACTGGAAATTCTGATTCAAAGCGAGTATCATGAAGCTCGTCTTTGCGCTTTGCTTATACTTGTCGAGCAATTTAAGAAGGCTTCCGAATCCGAAAGAGCTGACATATATACTTTCTATCTGAATCATACCAGCCAGATTAATAACTGGGATTTAGTAGACATTAGCTGTCCGTACATAGTGGGAAGTTCCCTGCTCGGCAAAGATCGTTCCCGTCTTTACGAATTGGCAGAAAGCAATCACCTTTGGTCTCAACGTATCGCCGTTGTTTCAACCATAGCATTTATTCGTAAAGGAGAATTTATGGATACCTTCGCACTTGCCGAAAAATTGTTGATTCATGAACACGATCTTATGCATAAAGCCGTAGGATGGATGCTGCGCGAAGTAGGGAAGAAAGACCGGGCCTCTCTTACCGATTTTCTTGAACGCAACGCCAGCCGGATGCCCCGTACGGCATTAAGATATGCCATCGAGCATTATCCGGAAGCAGAAAGAAAAGCGTTTTTATCCGTGAAGCAAATCAAAAACAAGTGA
- a CDS encoding MFS transporter, which yields MKNKNIYPWLVVAMLWGVALLNYMDRQMLSTMKSAMQIDIVELESATNFGRLMAVFLWIYGLMSPISGIIADRMNRKWLIVGSLFVWSAVTSLMGEAETFHQIYWLRALMGVSEALYIPAGLSLIADYHTGKSRSLAVGIHMTGLYTGQAIGGFGATVAAAFTWNTTFHWFGIIGIVYALLLMFFLKDKKSSFAEHPKGSATVPKEKKSLFKGLGILFSNLSFWIILLYFAAPSLPGWATKNWLPTLFADSLNIPMSQAGPIATITIALSSFIGVIAGGILSDKWVQKNIRGRVYTGAIGLGMTIPSLLLLGYGSGLISVVGAALCFGIGYGLFDANNMPILCQFVSSKNRATAYGVMNMVGVFAGAFITDLLGRWADGGNLGAGFAMLAGIVFIALAAQLFFLRPKTDNMLE from the coding sequence ATGAAAAACAAAAACATTTATCCATGGCTTGTAGTTGCGATGCTTTGGGGCGTTGCACTGCTAAATTACATGGATAGACAAATGTTATCTACAATGAAATCTGCCATGCAGATCGATATCGTGGAATTGGAATCAGCCACAAACTTTGGTCGATTGATGGCCGTGTTCCTTTGGATCTACGGATTAATGAGTCCGATTTCGGGAATCATTGCTGATCGCATGAATCGAAAATGGTTAATTGTGGGAAGCTTGTTCGTATGGTCTGCGGTTACTTCGCTCATGGGCGAGGCCGAAACATTCCATCAGATTTACTGGCTGAGAGCTCTTATGGGGGTAAGCGAAGCACTCTATATTCCAGCCGGACTCTCTTTGATAGCAGACTATCATACCGGAAAATCACGTTCCCTGGCGGTTGGTATTCATATGACCGGCTTATATACAGGACAAGCCATCGGAGGATTTGGCGCAACAGTTGCTGCCGCCTTCACCTGGAATACTACATTTCACTGGTTTGGTATCATTGGTATTGTATACGCCTTACTGTTAATGTTTTTTCTGAAGGATAAGAAAAGTTCTTTTGCCGAACATCCAAAAGGATCGGCTACGGTACCCAAGGAGAAAAAATCATTGTTCAAAGGTCTGGGCATACTGTTTAGCAACCTCTCTTTCTGGATTATCTTACTTTACTTTGCCGCACCAAGTTTACCGGGATGGGCTACCAAGAACTGGTTACCAACGCTCTTTGCCGATAGTTTGAATATTCCAATGTCTCAGGCAGGGCCTATAGCTACCATCACCATTGCCTTATCATCCTTTATTGGGGTAATAGCAGGAGGTATCCTTTCCGACAAATGGGTACAAAAGAATATACGTGGACGCGTTTACACCGGAGCCATTGGATTAGGAATGACTATCCCTTCGCTGCTTTTGTTAGGGTATGGAAGCGGATTGATAAGCGTAGTAGGAGCCGCCCTCTGCTTCGGGATTGGCTACGGTCTGTTCGATGCCAACAATATGCCTATTCTTTGTCAGTTTGTATCGTCCAAGAACCGGGCAACTGCCTATGGCGTGATGAATATGGTTGGCGTGTTTGCCGGCGCATTTATTACTGATTTGCTGGGCAGATGGGCAGACGGAGGCAACCTGGGTGCCGGATTTGCCATGCTGGCCGGTATTGTCTTCATTGCTTTGGCCGCTCAGTTGTTTTTTTTGCGCCCAAAGACCGACAATATGTTGGAATAG
- a CDS encoding YhcH/YjgK/YiaL family protein, whose product MIVSNLSNSSRVEGLHPLFKTLFDYVKGNDLLHAEFGRIVLDGDNLFINNVNPECVPAEKQVLEVHHDYIDVHILLEGAETIGWKVIEDVKEEVKPYEKEGDCALYSDKPSTFVHLQPGEFMIVYPEDPHAPVIGDGKIRKLIAKVKL is encoded by the coding sequence ATGATTGTATCCAATTTATCAAACAGCAGTAGGGTGGAAGGACTTCACCCGCTGTTTAAAACGCTTTTCGATTACGTAAAAGGCAACGATCTTCTCCATGCAGAGTTCGGACGTATTGTGCTTGATGGCGACAACCTGTTTATAAACAATGTGAATCCGGAGTGCGTACCAGCCGAAAAGCAGGTGCTTGAAGTACACCACGACTATATCGACGTGCACATCCTGCTTGAAGGAGCCGAAACCATTGGATGGAAAGTTATAGAAGATGTAAAAGAGGAAGTAAAGCCTTATGAAAAAGAAGGCGATTGCGCACTTTATTCAGATAAACCAAGTACATTTGTACATCTTCAGCCTGGAGAATTTATGATTGTGTATCCGGAAGACCCTCATGCTCCTGTAATTGGAGACGGAAAAATACGCAAGCTGATCGCCAAGGTGAAGCTATGA
- a CDS encoding creatininase family protein: protein MNKEIDLSVSCYGKVKDLSYDVAILPWGATEPHNYHLPYLTDCILSHDTSVDAAEKAFRESGVRCMVLPPVTYGSQNPGQRDYPFCLHARYETQRAILGDVVAALHLQGIRKMIIVNGHGGNSFKNMIRDLSVDYPDFLIACTNWYGIVPQQGYFENKDDHAGEQETSVMMYYHPELVNLEEAGEGTSKPFALSSLNEQVAWVPRYWSKVSADTGIGDPRKSSAEKGERYAKAVVEKLALLFTEIGSKEVYL, encoded by the coding sequence ATGAATAAAGAAATTGATTTGTCCGTATCTTGCTACGGTAAAGTAAAAGATCTTTCTTATGATGTGGCTATTCTTCCCTGGGGAGCTACCGAGCCACACAATTATCATTTGCCTTATCTTACCGACTGTATTTTGTCTCACGACACATCCGTTGATGCAGCCGAAAAGGCGTTTCGTGAGTCTGGTGTACGATGCATGGTGCTTCCACCGGTTACCTACGGTTCTCAGAACCCCGGCCAGAGGGATTATCCCTTTTGTCTGCACGCGCGTTACGAAACACAGCGGGCTATTTTGGGCGATGTGGTTGCCGCTTTGCATTTGCAGGGTATTCGGAAAATGATTATCGTAAACGGACACGGCGGAAACAGTTTCAAGAATATGATTCGTGATTTGTCTGTCGACTACCCCGACTTCCTTATTGCCTGCACCAACTGGTATGGCATAGTTCCTCAGCAAGGTTATTTCGAAAATAAAGATGACCATGCCGGTGAGCAGGAAACCTCCGTTATGATGTATTATCACCCCGAGCTTGTAAATCTGGAAGAGGCAGGAGAAGGAACATCCAAACCGTTTGCCTTATCTTCATTGAACGAACAAGTGGCCTGGGTTCCCCGTTACTGGAGTAAAGTTTCGGCAGATACCGGTATTGGAGATCCCCGTAAATCATCGGCCGAAAAGGGAGAACGTTATGCAAAAGCCGTTGTGGAAAAGCTGGCGCTTCTGTTTACCGAAATAGGAAGTAAAGAGGTTTATCTCTAG